A single genomic interval of Hemibagrus wyckioides isolate EC202008001 linkage group LG13, SWU_Hwy_1.0, whole genome shotgun sequence harbors:
- the atpaf2 gene encoding ATP synthase mitochondrial F1 complex assembly factor 2, giving the protein MLQSLCKFHRQCVGALLPFSARALTLEARHSPAHVQRANYGSAAAERKKFYQDVSISQGEGGQFEINLDRRKLKTPGGKLFTVPNEALAIAVATEWDAQKDTLKFYTMHLTTLCNTAIDNPTQRNKDQMISAALKFLETDTICYRVEEPPGLVELQNNEWDPVMDWIEKRYNVVIGSSSSIMGPQIPEETKETFRQHLKSYNLWSLTGLEYVISQLKSLILSFGLIDRHLTVEHAVLLSRLEEEYQIQRWGNVEWAHDYDMHELRSRTAAGALFVHLSTESSTMKKKLLQD; this is encoded by the exons ATGTTACAGAGTTTGTGTAAATTTCACCGGCAGTGTGTTGGAGCTCTTCTGCCCTTTTCTGCTCGCGCCTTAACATTAGAAGCAAGGCATTCACCGGCGCACGTGCAGCGAGCAAATTACGGAAGTGCTGCAGCAG AGCGGAAGAAATTCTACCAGGATGTCAGTATCTCTCAAGGTGAAG GTGGTCAGTTTGAAATAAACCTGGACAGGAGAAAGTTAAAAACTCCAGGAGGAAAACTTTTCACTGTGCCCAATGAAGCCCTGGCCATCGCTGTTGCTACTGAATGGGATGCTCAGAAGGACACACTCAAGTTCTACACCATGCATCTA acCACTCTGTGTAATACAGCTATTGATAATCCAACGCAGCGCAACAAGGACCAGATGATTTCTGCTGCGCTGAAATTTCTGGAGACTGACACCATTTG TTACAGAGTAGAAGAGCCTCCAGGACTTGTTGAATTACAGAATAATGAATGGGATCCTGTAATGGACTGGATTGAAAAAAG gtaCAATGTTGTTATCGGATCGTCATCTAGTATAATGGGCCCACAAATCCCAGAGGAGACCAAGGAAACATTTCGTCAGCACCTTAAATCTTATAATTTGTGGTCATTGACAG GGCTTGAGTATGTGATCTCACAGCTGAAGTCATTGATTCTGTCCTTTGGGCTGATTGACAGACATTTAACTGTGGAACATGCCGTTCTGCTGTCTCGACTAGAGGAGGAATACCAG ATCCAGCGTTGGGGAAACGTTGAATGGGCTCACGACTACGATATGCATGAGCTGCGGTCTCGTACAGCAGCAGGTGCCCTGTTTGTACATCTGTCAACTGAAAGTTCTACGATGAAGAAAAAACTGCTTCAGGACTGA